The following are encoded together in the Mycolicibacterium arabiense genome:
- a CDS encoding aldo/keto reductase, with the protein MISKRIPGTDIYLPAVGLGTFQTFDAIPEQARAVRDDVLRRFWSAGGRVVDTSPLYGLAEENIARSAVADGFQNDLFVTNKVWATGDHLGDDSHAAKSLNDSMQRLTRSAPMDVMQCHALVNVDMIVPVLHAWKAEGRIHRLGVTHHDPAYFGPMATWIQTGDLDFVQTRYSIAERSAEQRILPLAADNGVAVTVNMPLEKGRLHQFVGDRPLPDFAAEVGISTWSQYFLKWVISHPAVTVALPATSNPDHLSDNMAACRGPLPDAAMRTRMLDHLLAMPGFDRLTTQPWYPGKQYPGVMNRDLAAIRERSTWRSTRWV; encoded by the coding sequence GTGATCTCGAAGCGGATACCCGGGACCGACATCTACCTGCCCGCCGTCGGGCTAGGTACCTTCCAGACCTTCGATGCCATCCCCGAGCAAGCCCGCGCGGTTCGCGACGACGTGTTGCGCCGGTTTTGGTCTGCTGGCGGGCGAGTGGTGGACACCTCACCGCTCTATGGTCTGGCTGAGGAGAACATCGCGCGCTCCGCGGTGGCCGACGGTTTTCAGAACGACCTCTTCGTGACCAACAAAGTGTGGGCTACCGGAGATCATCTCGGTGACGATTCCCACGCTGCAAAGAGTTTGAACGATTCCATGCAGCGGCTGACGCGTAGCGCCCCGATGGACGTCATGCAATGTCACGCGCTGGTCAACGTCGACATGATCGTGCCGGTCCTACACGCCTGGAAGGCCGAGGGGCGCATCCACCGACTGGGCGTCACTCATCACGACCCGGCCTACTTCGGGCCGATGGCTACGTGGATCCAGACCGGCGACCTCGACTTCGTGCAGACTCGCTACTCGATCGCCGAACGTAGCGCCGAGCAACGCATATTGCCACTGGCGGCCGACAACGGCGTCGCGGTCACGGTGAACATGCCGTTGGAGAAGGGGCGCTTGCACCAATTCGTCGGAGACCGGCCGCTGCCGGACTTCGCCGCCGAGGTGGGGATCTCGACGTGGTCGCAGTACTTCCTGAAATGGGTGATCTCGCATCCGGCGGTCACCGTCGCCCTCCCGGCGACCTCGAACCCCGACCACCTGTCCGACAACATGGCCGCCTGCCGAGGCCCGCTGCCCGATGCGGCAATGCGGACCCGGATGCTCGACCACCTGCTCGCCATGCCGGGATTCGACCGACTCACGACGCAACCCTGGTATCCAGGCAAGCAGTATCCCGGAGTGATGAACCGTGACCTCGCCGCGATTCGGGAGCGCAGTACGTGGAGGTCCACCCGTTGGGTGTGA
- a CDS encoding sigma-70 family RNA polymerase sigma factor, whose product METSPEALTTTSCHLDQCQCDRLRPCFTRDVIPLRAELLREALRLTHRGPDAEDLVQDTVLRAYRSLGTFRPGTNVRAWMYRILKNTWISNYRASQRRLTEVPMEEFTEGPGDGVVQQSGVAAPELTVIAAQPDTEVQSAMAGLSDEFRMVVYLADVQGYPYAAIADMMNTPLGTVMSRLHRARRQLRVDLGGAARRRRLLVAA is encoded by the coding sequence ATGGAGACCTCACCGGAAGCGCTGACAACGACAAGCTGCCATCTCGATCAATGCCAATGTGATCGCCTCAGACCATGTTTCACGCGGGACGTAATTCCGCTCCGTGCCGAACTGCTGCGCGAAGCGCTGCGGCTGACCCACCGCGGGCCGGACGCCGAAGATCTGGTCCAGGACACGGTCCTGCGCGCCTACCGCAGCTTGGGGACCTTCCGTCCCGGTACCAATGTGCGGGCATGGATGTACCGGATCCTGAAGAACACGTGGATCAGCAACTACCGAGCATCACAACGCCGGCTGACCGAAGTGCCGATGGAGGAGTTCACCGAAGGGCCCGGTGATGGCGTCGTCCAGCAGAGCGGCGTCGCTGCCCCTGAACTGACGGTCATTGCCGCACAACCGGATACCGAGGTGCAGTCGGCCATGGCCGGGTTGAGCGACGAGTTTCGAATGGTCGTCTACCTGGCGGATGTGCAGGGTTATCCATACGCTGCGATCGCCGACATGATGAACACGCCGTTGGGGACCGTGATGTCCAGGCTCCATCGGGCACGCCGACAGCTCCGTGTCGATCTGGGCGGCGCCGCCCGTCGCCGACGACTCCTCGTGGCCGCCTGA
- a CDS encoding Rossmann-fold NAD(P)-binding domain-containing protein produces MTVDGFERQLATNHLGHLALIAHLLPLLRQGDAPRVVNMASLAANGGAIDFDDLQAERRYDATGVYAQSKLAQMMFALSRIFTNDDVPRMYLVQDHPCA; encoded by the coding sequence GTGACGGTCGACGGATTCGAACGACAGCTCGCTACGAATCACCTCGGTCATCTTGCACTCATCGCTCATCTGCTGCCGTTGCTGCGTCAAGGGGATGCACCTCGCGTCGTGAACATGGCGAGCCTTGCCGCGAATGGGGGCGCCATCGATTTCGATGACCTCCAGGCGGAGCGGCGATACGACGCCACGGGTGTCTATGCGCAATCCAAACTGGCGCAGATGATGTTTGCCCTGTCCCGAATCTTCACCAACGACGACGTGCCCCGCATGTATCTGGTCCAAGATCACCCTTGCGCTTGA
- a CDS encoding DUF2971 domain-containing protein: MVHIEHDDDLPPYLYHYTDYRALQSVFEYGEVWATNSRFLNDISETELGPRALQQRFGELQDARQDELLAYFEMLREEKRTLEPEDEAVLRPLAEERDLYGELQGACEAAVLDTTCFIFSMSKELDQLSQWRAYAKNGVCIRFSTEALLRGLSDAPALKATLRNVKYYDGHVTNEEYLQPVVEFAMQRRLDLIGGDCNDTDERNSVIGREMMLMIAYLKDITFREENEVRLAVQGTPNHFTPHRYGLVPRLKLPIKPDAIDSVIVGPGAHSDLRCQSLRTYFDNTSFKRAEVASSVGIDVYRSQVPYRDW, from the coding sequence GTGGTTCACATCGAGCATGATGACGACTTGCCGCCCTACCTTTATCACTATACCGACTACCGCGCACTGCAAAGCGTCTTCGAGTACGGGGAGGTGTGGGCTACAAATTCACGGTTTCTCAACGACATCTCCGAAACGGAACTCGGCCCCCGTGCTTTGCAGCAACGTTTTGGGGAGCTACAGGATGCTCGCCAGGACGAGCTTTTGGCCTACTTTGAAATGCTTAGGGAGGAGAAGCGAACGCTCGAACCGGAAGACGAGGCGGTCTTGCGACCGCTCGCGGAGGAGCGCGACCTCTACGGGGAATTGCAGGGAGCCTGTGAAGCCGCCGTACTTGACACAACCTGCTTCATCTTCAGCATGTCCAAGGAGCTGGATCAACTAAGCCAATGGCGTGCCTACGCGAAGAATGGCGTGTGTATACGGTTCTCGACCGAGGCGTTGCTCCGCGGTCTATCGGACGCGCCTGCGCTTAAAGCTACGCTTCGGAATGTCAAGTACTACGACGGGCATGTGACGAACGAGGAATACTTGCAACCGGTTGTCGAATTCGCGATGCAACGGCGATTAGATCTCATCGGGGGAGACTGCAACGACACAGACGAGCGAAATTCAGTTATAGGCCGAGAAATGATGCTCATGATTGCATACCTTAAGGACATCACGTTCCGAGAAGAGAATGAAGTTCGCCTCGCCGTCCAAGGAACTCCAAACCATTTCACCCCGCACCGGTACGGCCTGGTGCCGCGCCTCAAGCTACCTATCAAGCCCGACGCGATCGACTCTGTCATCGTAGGGCCAGGAGCGCACAGTGATCTACGTTGTCAGTCGCTCCGGACCTACTTTGACAACACCAGCTTCAAGCGGGCGGAGGTCGCGTCAAGCGTCGGTATTGACGTGTACAGGTCGCAGGTCCCGTACCGCGATTGGTGA